A genome region from Eretmochelys imbricata isolate rEreImb1 chromosome 8, rEreImb1.hap1, whole genome shotgun sequence includes the following:
- the PAIP2 gene encoding polyadenylate-binding protein-interacting protein 2 isoform X1 has product MLWRLQLKGSTMKDPSRSSTSPSIINEDVIINGHSHEDDNPFAEYMWMENEEEFNRQIEEELWEEEFIERCFQEMLEEEEEHEWFIPARDLPQTMDQIQDQFNDLVISDSSSLEDLVVKSNLNPNAKEFVPGVKY; this is encoded by the exons atgctttGGAG GCTTCAACTCAAAGGCTCAACCATGAAAGATCCAAGTCGCAGCAGTACTAGCCCAAGCATCATCAACGAAGATGTGATTATTAATGGTCACTCTCATGAAGACGACAATCCATTCGCTGAGTATATGTGGATGGAAAATGAAGAGGAGTTTAACAGACAG ATTGAAGAGGAGTTATGGGAAGAAGAATTTATTGAGCGTTGTTTCCAGGAAAtgctggaagaggaggaagaacatGAGTGGTTTATTCCCGCTCGAGACCTCCCACAAACAATGGATCAAATCCAGGACCAGTTTAATGACCTCGTTATCAGTGACAGCTCATCACTGGAGGATCTGGTG GTCAAGAGTAATCTGAATCCAAACGCAAAGGAGTTTGTTCCAGGGGTGAAGTACTAA
- the PAIP2 gene encoding polyadenylate-binding protein-interacting protein 2 isoform X2 codes for MKDPSRSSTSPSIINEDVIINGHSHEDDNPFAEYMWMENEEEFNRQIEEELWEEEFIERCFQEMLEEEEEHEWFIPARDLPQTMDQIQDQFNDLVISDSSSLEDLVVKSNLNPNAKEFVPGVKY; via the exons ATGAAAGATCCAAGTCGCAGCAGTACTAGCCCAAGCATCATCAACGAAGATGTGATTATTAATGGTCACTCTCATGAAGACGACAATCCATTCGCTGAGTATATGTGGATGGAAAATGAAGAGGAGTTTAACAGACAG ATTGAAGAGGAGTTATGGGAAGAAGAATTTATTGAGCGTTGTTTCCAGGAAAtgctggaagaggaggaagaacatGAGTGGTTTATTCCCGCTCGAGACCTCCCACAAACAATGGATCAAATCCAGGACCAGTTTAATGACCTCGTTATCAGTGACAGCTCATCACTGGAGGATCTGGTG GTCAAGAGTAATCTGAATCCAAACGCAAAGGAGTTTGTTCCAGGGGTGAAGTACTAA
- the SLC23A1 gene encoding solute carrier family 23 member 1 — MGNSSEDLSQTKNGNAASTWHEGTPEIITENSYGKELESEDKRQATDTGREQKEFDMIYKIEDVPPWYLCILLGFQHYLTCFSGTIAVPFLLAESLCVGKDQYTVSQLIGTIFTCVGITTLIQTTLGIRLPLFQASALAFLVPAKSILALEKWKCPPEEEIYGNWTLPLNTSHVWHPRMREIQGAIIVSSLVEVVIGLVGLPGALLSYIGPLTVTPTVSLIGLSVFQAAGDRAGSHWGIAALSIFLIVLFAQYLRNATFRLPGYKWGKGCIVFRLQIFKMFPIILAIMVVWLLCYILTLTDVFPRDAEAYGYKARTDARGKIMSTAPWFRLPYPCQWGLPTVTAAAVLGMFSATLAGIIESIGDYYACARLAGAPAPPIHAINRGIFTEGISCIIAGLLGTGNGSTSSSPNIGVLGITKVGSRRVVQYGAGIMLVLGTIGKFTALFASLPDPILGGMFCTLFGMITAVGLSNLQFVDMNSSRNLFILGFAMFFGLTLPNYLDSRPNAINTGVPEVDQILTVLLTTEMFVGGGIAFILDNTIPGTQEERGLVQWKAGAHADRTTAANLKSYDFPFGMSVVKRIQWFTYVPVCPVFKGFHSRKRNCDTMENVQENTDNPFICTKLRELPLIFA, encoded by the exons AATGGAAATGCAGCTTCCACCTGGCACGAGGGGACCCCCGAAATCATCACCGAGAATTCATATGGGAAGGAGCTGGAGAGCGAGGACAAG CGCCAAGCCACAGACacagggagggagcagaaagaattCGACATGATCTATAAAATTGAAGACGTGCCCCCATGGTACCTCTGCATCCTGCTTGGCTTTCAG CACTACCTGACCTGTTTCAGCGGGACGATCGCTGTCCCGTTCCTCCTGGCAGAGTCCCTGTGTGTGGGAAAGGACCAATACACAGTCAGCCAGCTCATCGGCACCATCTTCACCTGCGTCGGGATCACCACACTAATCCAGACCACGCTGGGGATCCG ACTCCCCCTGTTTCAAGCAAGCGCACTCGCCTTTCTGGTTCCTGCAAAGTCCATCCTGGCCCTGGAGAAATGGAAATGTCCCCCAGAAG AGGAGATCTACGGCAATTGGACGTTACCGCTGAACACATCTCACGTGTGGCACCCGAGGATGAGAGAA ATCCAAGGGGCGATCATCGTGTCCAGCCTGGTGGAAGTGGTGATCGGGCTTGTGGGGCTGCCAGGAGCGCTGCTCAGCTACATTGGACCTCTCACCGTCACTCCCACCGTCTCCCTGATAGGACTGTCAGTCTTCCAAGCTGCGGGGGATCGTGCAGGATCTCACTGGGGCATTGCAGCACT ATCCATTTTTCTGATTGTTTTATTTGCCCAGTACCTGCGAAATGCGACCTTTCGGCTGCCTGGGTACAAATGGGGGAAAGGCTGTATTGTGTTCAGGCTACAGATCTTCAAAATGTTCCCG ATCATCCTGGCCATCATGGTGGTGTGGCTGTTGTGCTATATTTTAACACTGACGGACGTTTTCCCACGCGATGCTGAGGCATATGGCTACAAGGCCAGGACAGACGCCAGGGGGAAAATCATGTCAACTGCACCCTGGTTCCGCCTACCATATCCTT GTCAGTGGGGCTTGCCCACCGTGACGGCAGCAGCTGTGTTAGGGATGTTCAGCGCTACCCTGGCTGGCATTATCGAGTCCATCGGGGATTACTACGCCTGCgccaggctggcaggggctcCAGCACCACCCATCCACGCTATTAATAG AGGCATTTTTACAGAGGGGATCTCCTGTATCATAGCTGGGCTGCTGGGAACGGGCAACGGCTCCACATCCTCGAGCCCCAACATCGGCGTCTTGGGCATCACAAAG GTGGGAAGCAGAAGAGTGGTGCAATATGGAGCTGGGATCATGCTTGTTTTGGGAACCATCGGCAAGTTCACGGCTCTGTTTGCCTCACTCCCTGACCCTATCCTCGGAGGGATGTTCTGTACATTATTCG GAATGATCACAGCTGTTGGCCTTTCCAACCTGCAGTTCGTTGACATGAACTCATCCCGCAATCTTTTCATTCTGGGATTCGCAATGTTTTTTGGGCTGACGTTGCCAAACTACTTGGATTCACGCCCCAATGCCATTAACACAG GTGTTCCTGAAGTCGACCAAATATTAACAGTGCTGTTAACAACGGAAATGTTTGTTGGGGGTGGCATTGCCTTCATATTGGACAACACCATTCCAG GGACACAGGAGGAGCGTGGGCTGGTTCAGTGGAAGGCTGGAGCACATGCAGACAGAACCACAGCTGCAAATTTGAAAAGCTACGATTTTCCATTTGGAATGAGTGTGGTAAAAAGGATCCAGTGGTTCACGTATGTGCCAGTATGCCCTGTTTTCAAGGGATTTCATTCAAGGAAAAGGAATTGTGACACAATGGAAAATGTACAAGAGAACACAGACAACCCGTTCATATGTACTAAG TTGAGAGAACTGCCCCTTATATTTGCCTAA